The Arvicola amphibius chromosome 4, mArvAmp1.2, whole genome shotgun sequence genome includes the window GTGGATTTACTTCCCGATCTGGCTGTAAGAAATATCCTCCTTACCCATTCATCAAGTAATGCCTCTTATCTTACCAAGTGACCATTCTTTGGAGGGGGGGAGGTTGCAGCCTCAGCCCAGGGTCTCATCTCAttgagttttcttttgtgttcttagGCCTTACTGACCCAGCCCCCACTGCTTCCAAAGAGTCGGCTGGAACTAGTCAGTGGCACCTGTTCCAGGTAGAGGCACAGCCATGGCTACATCACTGACCTGCCCAAGGACCAAAATTCACTTAGTTTGTGCCTGGCTGCACTTTGCTAGAGCCAGAGCTAGTATTTTCTAGAGCTCTGTCCACCATAGCTGGGACATGCTGCCTCTGAGGGTTGTTCTCCAATGTTTAGTTCTGTAGGTCATGATGGGGTGTACCTCAGAAGGCTCTGGTGGGTTATGAACTAGGTCTTTGCTTACCTGCTGTTTCTGTTGTACAGAATGAACAGTCATCAGACCTGGATTTCTTCAACCCCAGGCCAGTGTCTGCGGCCTGCTGTCCCTCAGATGGATCCCTGCTCCTTCCCCCAGTTTCTACCTCAAGTACGTCCCAAGCTCCACTGCCTGCTCCCTTCCCAGCTCCTGTGCTCCCAGCCAGTGCACCAGCCCCCAGCACTGGttccttcctgttctcttctGGACCTGCCCCAGCCTCGGTTCCAAAGGCTGAGCCCGCAGCCCCAGAGTACCACAACTCAGCACTGGGTGACAGCACCTCGCACCGCCTAGATGCCCTTGATCAGCTTCTGGAAGAGGCCAAAGTGTAATggatgggagaagagagggtggCTGAGGGTGGAGTGTCGTATACAGGTCAAAAGGGAGGCTCCAGAGAATGGGATATGGGAATCCCTTTTGGTACCGTGAATCAGACTGGAAGCTGGTGGCCTGGGGTAGCTAGGAACTGGCCTTGGTTGAGGGGTTGCCTAGCAGTTCTATCCTGCCCTCTGACTTGTCttctgccctccttccttccccgcAGGACCTCAGGCTTGGTGAAACCTGTTTCTTGTTTCTCCCATGGGGCCACTGCCTCCCCACTGCTTCCCACCTCTACTCCAGCCAGGCCTCTCCTGCCCTTCTCCACGGGGCCTGGAAGCCCTCTCTTCCAGTCACCAGCCTTCCAGTCTCAAGGCAGCCCTCTGAAGGGACCAGAGCTCTCCCTGGCCAGTGTCCATGTGCCCCTGGAATCAATCAAGCCTAGTAAGTGCCAGAGACAGACGGTAGGCCTCATGGCCACAATGTTGGTAGGTGTGTGGTCAGTGGTTCTGTCTATGCAGGGGTCACTTGTAGTCAAGAGTTTACTTGCCTGCTGTCTCAAAAATTCTTAAAAGATTGTACTTTTATTACTTATGTTTGTGTGCCTCAGCGTATGCATACAAGTTCCCACAGGTCAGAAAGGGTGTGAGACCTAAAACTgcaattacaggcagttgtgagctgcccagtgtaggtgctggaaCTATGTCTTCTTCacgaacagcaagtgctcttaaccactgagctgtctccagcctgtcagctttgttttgttttaaattgttgttttggtttttcgagaaagggtttctctgtatatagccctggctgtcctgggactcattctgttgaccatgctggccttgaactcagagatcccaactgcctttgcctccctaatgctgggaataaaggtgtgtgccagcacacccagctcTATCTCAGCTTCCCCTAGGGCAATGTAGCCTTGAGCTTCTCCAGTACCCCAAGGGGAGCAGTGTGGAGCCACACTGCTGGAGCTCTGCAGAGCCTTGGCGTTGTCCCTGCCGTGCTCACTAAAGTAACACCTTCTTGCAGGCAGTGCCCTTCCTGTGACAGCCTATGATAAAAATGGCTTCCGCATCCTTTTCCACTTTGCTAAGGAGTGTCCCCCAGGACGGCCTGATGTGCTGGTGGTGGTAGTGTCCATGCTGAATACAGCTCCCTTGCCAGTCAAGAGCATTGTGCTGCAGGCTGCAGTGCCCAAGGTATCCTTGCCTCCCTTATCTTGAACCTACTATGTTGACCACCTTTCGGTGGCCAGCAGGTAGTCTCTCAGACACCTGGACCATTCTCTTCAAAGGAACTTCTTTTTATCTTCAGTCAATGAAGGTGAAGTTGCAGCCACCCTCTGGGACAGAACTTTCTCCATTTAGTCCTGTCCAGCCACCTGCAGCCATTACCCAGGTTATGCTGCTGGCCAATCCAATGAAGGTAAGCATGGGAGAATCCACAGTGCCCACCTGGGGTCCTGCTGCCCCAGATTAGGACACTGGAGTACCACCTCTGAGCGTCGGGTCTGAAGTCCTGTAGCAGTAACCCCTTTCTTGTCCCAGGTTAAGGGACTGAGCATGGGTGGTCATGGATGGACAGGTCCATCCCTCAGCGGAGTCAAGAGAGTGGCTTGCAAAGGGACTTCCTGGACTGATTCTCACTGCAGCCCTCTGTTACAGGAGAAGGTGCGGCTTCGGTATAAGCTGACCTTTGCTCTTGGGGAGCAGCTGAGCACAGAACTGGGTGAAGTGGACCAGTTTCCGCCTGTGGAACAGTGGGGAAACCTATGACCCAAGCAAGTGCTATCATCTCTACTTGGAAGGCAGGCAACCTGAGAGAGGCTCTGGCTAGGCCAGCTACTGTATACCCTGGACAGTGTTTATAGCTTGGTGTAGACCAGGGTCCTGGACATTTGTCAGGAGACAAGCTGCTGCTGTGATCATCTCTTCTTGGGCCCTAAAAGGACCTGTTTTATCTGCCTGTGTGACTTGAAGTGGCCGTACTGTGTTAAGTGGGGAGTAGCCGGTGCCTtcactggctgccctggaataGTAGACTCTGGCTGGGCCTGGAGTAGGTTTTCCCTTTTTTTACTGGCATCCCTTGATACCAGGGAGAGGGCTCTGAAGAGCGCCTTTCCAACCCCCTCAAGAACTGCATCTTTACACCCTGATTAGATGGCATGGGAGGCTGCCTCCCATTGGTGTTCCATGCTGCTTGGCTAGCAGGCACTGCTGCTGCCAGAACCAAAGTGGGCAGCAGTGGCCCAGAGTGAGAATCTAGAGTACTAGAGAGTCTTCACTTGGTTTCCTGCAGGCAGCAGCATCCTAAACTGGCTACTGAGTGGGTGGTGTGCTTGTCCTGACAGTGGCAGGTTGTGTCCTATGGACATCTCAGCAAGACAGGAACACGGTCTGATACCCTCTACTAGGGataggaaggaaaatggaagcaTGCTGGTATTCCCCTTCAGAAGCAGGTACTGTGGCTGTCGGGGAAAAGCATACCTCCTGCAGTGGGAATAGGCCATCCTACTCACTACCTCTTGCTTGGCATGAAATAAACTGCTGTGCTCCCCTGTAAGGGAAGACAGACACCTCCTGCCACTCTGCATCCTCCTGCTTTGGTCAGTCCCTTTCCCTGCCACATGGAATGTACTGTGGCACCTGTGGTTGGACCCAGGAAGTCTCAGGGTCACACACATTGCACTAGACTTTGTCCTTTTGTGCTGCATCAAGCACCCACTTCTCCCCAGCTAGAGGGCACTGTCAGCGACATGTTGGGTCTGAAGTGATGGGGTGAGGGCTGTGTTTGAACTGAATTACCAGGCCCTATTGCTACACAGTGCCCTGCCTCCCCTCAGCTAGCATGACCCAGCTGCTCCAGGCCAGAGACTTTAAGCTTCAAGATGACAGGGAACTCAGCTGTCATAGACACTGGGGAAGGACAACAGTAGAGTCTAGTGGGCTCACCTGTTTCCTGcctgggaaaaggaaggtggCACAACCATCTCCCCTAGTCTCCTTACTCTGTGTCTAGAGGTCATCTGACCTATGTCCCCACTACTGTCCTTAGATAGCAGGTTTTACAGTTTCCTTAGGACAGGTCAAAAGAATCATTTTTCTGATAGTGGAATAAGTCCAAGAGCTTTCCAGAGACTGGTTATCTATGGGGTTACTATgtggacacacacctttattaaCCTTTAACTATTTAAATTATGCGTGTTGCTCACTACTACTGAAGTCACTGCTTTGTGGTCAACAGCTGTACTGCCCTTGTTTTCCTGCATGtgaaataaaaccattttcacCC containing:
- the Gga3 gene encoding ADP-ribosylation factor-binding protein GGA3 isoform X5, with the protein product MLKRQGIVQSDPPIPMDRTLIPSPPPRPKNPVFDDEEKSKLLAKLLKSKNPDDLQEANKLIKSMVKEDEARIQKVNKRLHTLEEVNNNVKLLHEMLLHYSQEFSSEADKELMKELFDRCENKRRTLFKLASETEDNDNSLGDILQASDNLSRVINSYKTIIEGQIINGEVTTSTMPDSEGNDHCSNQGTLIDLAELDTPCSSSPVLAPAPAPPTSGIPILPPPPQTSGPARSRSSSQAEAPPGPDSTSNALSLLDEELLCLGLTDPAPTASKESAGTSQWHLFQNEQSSDLDFFNPRPVSAACCPSDGSLLLPPVSTSSTSQAPLPAPFPAPVLPASAPAPSTGSFLFSSGPAPASVPKAEPAAPEYHNSALGDSTSHRLDALDQLLEEAKVTSGLVKPVSCFSHGATASPLLPTSTPARPLLPFSTGPGSPLFQSPAFQSQGSPLKGPELSLASVHVPLESIKPSSALPVTAYDKNGFRILFHFAKECPPGRPDVLVVVVSMLNTAPLPVKSIVLQAAVPKSMKVKLQPPSGTELSPFSPVQPPAAITQVMLLANPMKEKVRLRYKLTFALGEQLSTELGEVDQFPPVEQWGNL
- the Gga3 gene encoding ADP-ribosylation factor-binding protein GGA3 isoform X4, yielding MGGGAGPHGIVQSDPPIPMDRTLIPSPPPRPKNPVFDDEEKSKLLAKLLKSKNPDDLQEANKLIKSMVKEDEARIQKVNKRLHTLEEVNNNVKLLHEMLLHYSQEFSSEADKELMKELFDRCENKRRTLFKLASETEDNDNSLGDILQASDNLSRVINSYKTIIEGQIINGEVTTSTMPDSEGNDHCSNQGTLIDLAELDTPCSSSPVLAPAPAPPTSGIPILPPPPQTSGPARSRSSSQAEAPPGPDSTSNALSLLDEELLCLGLTDPAPTASKESAGTSQWHLFQNEQSSDLDFFNPRPVSAACCPSDGSLLLPPVSTSSTSQAPLPAPFPAPVLPASAPAPSTGSFLFSSGPAPASVPKAEPAAPEYHNSALGDSTSHRLDALDQLLEEAKVTSGLVKPVSCFSHGATASPLLPTSTPARPLLPFSTGPGSPLFQSPAFQSQGSPLKGPELSLASVHVPLESIKPSSALPVTAYDKNGFRILFHFAKECPPGRPDVLVVVVSMLNTAPLPVKSIVLQAAVPKSMKVKLQPPSGTELSPFSPVQPPAAITQVMLLANPMKEKVRLRYKLTFALGEQLSTELGEVDQFPPVEQWGNL